From the genome of Gracilinanus agilis isolate LMUSP501 chromosome 2, AgileGrace, whole genome shotgun sequence, one region includes:
- the HNRNPA0 gene encoding heterogeneous nuclear ribonucleoprotein A0: MENSQLCKLFIGGLNVQTSESGLRGHFEAFGTLTDCVVVVNPQTKRSRCFGFVTYSNVEEADAAMAASPHAVDGNTVELKRAVSREDSARPGAHAKVKKLFVGGLKGDVAEGDLVEHFSQFGTVEKAEIIADKQSGKKRGFGFVYFQSHDAADKAAVVKFHPIQGHRVEVKKAVPKEDIHPGGGGGGGSRPSRGGRGGRGRGGGRDQNGLSKGGGGYNSYGGYSGGGGGGGYNAYGGGGASYGGSDYGNGFGGFGSYSQHQSSYGPMKSGGGGGGGGSSWGGRSNSGPYRGGYGGGGGYGGSSF, from the coding sequence ATGGAGAACTCGCAGTTGTGTAAGCTGTTTATCGGCGGCCTCAATGTGCAGACGAGTGAGTCGGGCCTGCGCGGCCACTTCGAGGCCTTCGGGACCCTGACGGACTGCGTGGTGGTGGTGAATCCCCAGACGAAGCGCTCCCGCTGTTTCGGTTTCGTGACCTACTCCAACGTGGAGGAAGCAGACGCCGCCATGGCTGCCTCACCCCATGCTGTGGACGGCAACACAGTCGAGCTGAAGCGGGCCGTGTCCCGGGAGGACTCGGCCCGCCCCGGCGCCCACGCCAAGGTGAAGAAGCTGTTCGTGGGAGGCCTGAAAGGGGACGTGGCTGAGGGCGACCTGGTGGAGCATTTCTCGCAGTTCGGCACGGTCGAGAAGGCGGAGATTATCGCCGACAAGCAGTCGGGCAAGAAACGTGGTTTCGGCTTCGTTTATTTCCAGAGCCACGACGCAGCCGACAAGGCCGCGGTCGTTAAGTTCCATCCTATCCAGGGCCACCGCGTGGAGGTGAAAAAGGCCGTGCCCAAGGAGGATATCCACCCTGGCGGAGGGGGCGGAGGCGGTTCCAGGCCCTCCCGGGGCGGCCGCGGCGGCCGCGGCCGCGGCGGAGGCCGAGACCAGAACGGGCTTTCTAAAGGCGGCGGCGGTTACAACAGCTACGGCGGCTAcagtggcggcggcggcggcggcggctacAATGCCTACGGCGGCGGCGGGGCGTCCTATGGCGGCAGCGATTACGGCAACGGGTTCGGCGGCTTCGGCAGCTACAGCCAGCACCAGTCCTCGTACGGGCCCATGAagagcggcggcggcggcggcggagggGGCAGCAGCTGGGGTGGTCGCAGTAACAGTGGACCTTACAGAGGTGGCTATGGCGGTGGGGGCGGCTATGGAGGCAGCTCCttctag